From the Methanocaldococcus fervens AG86 genome, the window AAACTATTGAAGAATTTATACTGGAAAAATTAAAGGAATATTCGGAAAATATTGAGAGAGAACTTAAAGAAGGTGATGTGGTTAATAAATTAAAGAAATATTTACCAAAACTTGAAGATATAAAAATCGAACCAATTTTTACATCAGACAAAATAAACGCAGATATTAAACCAAAACTTTTAGAAAATTGTGGAGAAATCCCTATTCATAAAAAAGGTGATGGAACAAAAAGAAGAATTACAATGGCATTACTTGAATGCAAAAAATCTAAACAAGAAGAGCAACCAACATTGTATGTATTTGACGAGCCAGATACGCACTTACATGTAAGAGCTCAAAGAGACTTGCTTAGAGTGATTGAGGATTTCTATAAAAGTGGAAATCAAGTAATTATTACAACACATTCACCATTTATAATGAATTCAGTAGAAGCGAGAAAAATAAGGTTACTATCCTTAAAAAATGGTGAAACAAAAATTAAAAAGATTTCGCATGATAAAGTAGTTGAAAAAATTCTAAAGGATTTAGGTATCGAAAACATATATTTGTTCTTTGCAAGGAAAATTTTAATTGTTGAAGGAGAAACTGAAGAAGTTTTTATTCCAAAAATATATGAAAAATTCCATGGAACTGCATTAAGAAGTGATTTAATTAAATTAATCAATAGAAAAAGTGTAGATAACATTCCAAAATTTGCAGAAGTTTTGCATGAATTTATAAAACCAGAGGATATTATTATCTTAGTTGATAATGATATTGACGAAAATGCAGAAGAGATTATTAATAAATTAAATATTCCAAAAGAAAACATATTTAAAATTGGGTATAAAGAATTTGAAGATGCTTTTGAACCAGAAGTTATTTATGAATCATGGAAACAATATGTTATCAAAAAGAAAGGTGAAAAATTAAATAAAGAGTGGCTTACTACGAAATGGACAATTGAAAATATATCTAAAATACGAGAAGAATGCATTAAAAATTCTATGAAATTTAGTAAAAAACTTAAAAGTTTAAATGCTGAAAGTGGAGCAAAAATGACAAAACCAAAACTTGCTGAAGCATTAGCAGAATATTGTGAATGGGAACATTTACCTAAAGAACTACAAAATTTATTAGAAAGATTGAGAGAGTGAAATTATGGATGAGATAGATGAAATAATATGTAAAGCAATAAAAGAGATGAGAAGACTAAAAATTAACTATAAAGGAGAGGATTGGAGGATTATAGAACCACACTGCTTTGGTTGTGATAGAAAGGGGAATAAAAAGCTAAGGGCATATCAAGTAAGTGGATACAGTGAAAGTGGAAATTCTGAAGGATGGAAATTATTTAATGTTGATGAAATTAGGAAAATAGAACCTCTTAATGAGCGTTTTAATGAACCAAGACCAAAATATAATCCTTATGGAGATAAACATATACCTAATGTGATTTGTAAAATTTAAGTGATTTTTATGAATTGGAGAGGACATACAATTTTAGGAATTATCTTTGGATTGCCTTTTATTTCTTCACCAGAGCAGATATTTTTAGCTTTAGCTGGAGCCCTATATCCAGATTTAGACCATGACGTTAAAGAGGATATTGTTAAAAGAGGGCTTTTAGTATCTGGAGGAATTGTTTTTATAAATATTTTACTTTATTTTTTTGAAAAAGATATATTTAACATTGATTTGTTCATTTTGGGAGTTTCAGTTCTTCTAATATATTTAATCCCATATTTTTCAGAGCATAGGGGATTAACCCATACATTATGGTCGTTGTTGTTTGTATCCTTCATTTTAGGATACTTAGCCTATAAACTCTCAGCCATATCTGCAGTTTTTGCTGGATTAATATCCCTACTAATGGTCACAAATGAAATTTTGCTTGGAAGGGTCATGATTTTTGCAATCTTTGCCTGGGCTATTTTAGATATTTTAAAATTAAATCCAGGGATTGATGGGAGTTTCCACTACATACTGCCAGTTGCTACCGGATATTTATCTCATTTAGTTGGGGATACAACAACACCAGCTGGAGTTAGAGTTTTTCATCCAATCTCAAATTACAAGCTAAGAAAAAAAGAAGGGTATATTTTAGTGGCAGTTTGGATATTTATGGTAGTTTACGTTTGGAAAGATATTATATTAAATTTCATAGGATAAAAGTTCCTCTTTAATTTTGTTTATTTTTTGCATTTTTTCATTAACCTCTTTCTCATATTTTTCCAATCTTTCTCTAAAAGCCTTTATCCTCCTTTCAACTTCTTCTGGAGCCGGCCCCCCTATAACATTTCTCATTTTAACATTCTCATAAGGATCTAATGCCTTTCTTATTTTTTCTTCATCAACTTTTAGGTTGTATTTCTCTAAAACATCATAAATAACTTCAATCATATCTTTCTTTTCCTCTATACTCCTCCTAACGACCTCTCCAACAAAGCCGTGTGCTGTTCTAAATGGAATTCCTGTTTCCCTAACCAAAGTATCTGCCAACTCTGTTGCAGTTGAATAATTTGCGTTAGCTAATTCTTTCATCCTCTCTTTATTCACTTTTATTGTTTTTAGCATTCCATGAATCATTTTTATTGTATCTATTGTTGTATAAATGCTATCCCATAAATGTGGGCTTATCTCCTGCAAATCTCTATTATATGTGTTCGGAAGGGCTTTTAAAATAGTTAAGGCAGTAACTAAATTGCCATTTAATTTAGATAATTTAGCTCTCGCTATCTCCGCCACATCAGGATTTTTCTTTTGAGGCATTATTGAAGATGTTGAACAAAATTCGTTTGCTATTTCAATAGTTCCAAACTCGTAAGTTGAGAACAAAACCAATTCTTCACAAATTTTTGATAAATTTGTTCCTAATATTGATAAATCTGCCATTGTTTCTAATATAAAGTCTCTCGCTGAAACTCCATCCATTGAGTTCTCAATTAAAGCATCAAATCCCAACAATTCTTTAGTTCTCTCCCTATTTATCTTAAATCCTGTAGTTGCCAATGCACCACAACCCAATGGGGAAATATTTATCCTCTTATAGGCATCCAACAACCTTAAAATATCCCTCTCAATTGCTGAAACATAACTTAATAGGTGATGAGCAAAGGTTACTGGCTGAGCGTGTTGTAAATGAGTGTATCCAACAGTTAATGTCTCCTTATGCTCTTCAGCTAATTTTAAAATGTCTTTTAACATCTCAATCAATGATTTAGCTATTATTAAAACCTTTTCTCTTAAAGCTATTCTTAAATCTGTTGCTACTTCATCATTCCTACTCCTTCCAGTGTGCATTCTTCCAGCTACATCCTCACCAAGCTTTTTAATTAATTCACTTTCAATAACCATGTGTATGTCATCTAAAGAAGGGTCTAAATTTAGATTTTCCATTCCTTTTTTATAAATCTCTTTCAAACCTTCAATAATCTTTTTTGCGTCTTCTTTCTTTATTATTTTCTGCTCATAAAGCATTATTACATGGGCAATATCGCATAAAATATCAGCTTCAAAAATCTCTTTGTCAAAATCTAAGCTCGTTGTATATCTTGCCACATCTTCTTTTATTGAACTTCCTAATCTTCCTCTTCTTAAAATGTTCATGTTTTCACCAAAAACATCTTTTGAAATGATAATTATTATTCGATAATTTGATATTTAATTATAAAGATTATATAGTTTGAGTTTGTATGTTTCAACTAAAATGTGTATAAACCATTTAAATACACTTTACT encodes:
- a CDS encoding ATP-dependent nuclease; amino-acid sequence: MIKKLMVENFRSLKNVEISFEDDITVLVGENDSGKTSIVDALKIMFDNKTVEEDDFYYGTNKIRIVVETDDKTFIKEFEKNDGDITLRTSILFSKSKLERICNYLNSDKFNSLADNDKKSTLTEIANKLGVKFKSNIKANTLKDRVLGRLDIFLRIEEICNYLESDCFNSLSNEKKEDILKEYAEKLGIKLEGDIEVNKLKDKVLEELRKFVYNDGRIIVEGNIPKYHVYFLDGKHFEDISKFIKEMFFKEKIENIWKEKISEEKTIEEFILEKLKEYSENIERELKEGDVVNKLKKYLPKLEDIKIEPIFTSDKINADIKPKLLENCGEIPIHKKGDGTKRRITMALLECKKSKQEEQPTLYVFDEPDTHLHVRAQRDLLRVIEDFYKSGNQVIITTHSPFIMNSVEARKIRLLSLKNGETKIKKISHDKVVEKILKDLGIENIYLFFARKILIVEGETEEVFIPKIYEKFHGTALRSDLIKLINRKSVDNIPKFAEVLHEFIKPEDIIILVDNDIDENAEEIINKLNIPKENIFKIGYKEFEDAFEPEVIYESWKQYVIKKKGEKLNKEWLTTKWTIENISKIREECIKNSMKFSKKLKSLNAESGAKMTKPKLAEALAEYCEWEHLPKELQNLLERLRE
- a CDS encoding WYL domain-containing protein; its protein translation is MDEIDEIICKAIKEMRRLKINYKGEDWRIIEPHCFGCDRKGNKKLRAYQVSGYSESGNSEGWKLFNVDEIRKIEPLNERFNEPRPKYNPYGDKHIPNVICKI
- a CDS encoding metal-dependent hydrolase: MNWRGHTILGIIFGLPFISSPEQIFLALAGALYPDLDHDVKEDIVKRGLLVSGGIVFINILLYFFEKDIFNIDLFILGVSVLLIYLIPYFSEHRGLTHTLWSLLFVSFILGYLAYKLSAISAVFAGLISLLMVTNEILLGRVMIFAIFAWAILDILKLNPGIDGSFHYILPVATGYLSHLVGDTTTPAGVRVFHPISNYKLRKKEGYILVAVWIFMVVYVWKDIILNFIG
- the argH gene encoding argininosuccinate lyase; amino-acid sequence: MNILRRGRLGSSIKEDVARYTTSLDFDKEIFEADILCDIAHVIMLYEQKIIKKEDAKKIIEGLKEIYKKGMENLNLDPSLDDIHMVIESELIKKLGEDVAGRMHTGRSRNDEVATDLRIALREKVLIIAKSLIEMLKDILKLAEEHKETLTVGYTHLQHAQPVTFAHHLLSYVSAIERDILRLLDAYKRINISPLGCGALATTGFKINRERTKELLGFDALIENSMDGVSARDFILETMADLSILGTNLSKICEELVLFSTYEFGTIEIANEFCSTSSIMPQKKNPDVAEIARAKLSKLNGNLVTALTILKALPNTYNRDLQEISPHLWDSIYTTIDTIKMIHGMLKTIKVNKERMKELANANYSTATELADTLVRETGIPFRTAHGFVGEVVRRSIEEKKDMIEVIYDVLEKYNLKVDEEKIRKALDPYENVKMRNVIGGPAPEEVERRIKAFRERLEKYEKEVNEKMQKINKIKEELLSYEI